Proteins co-encoded in one Capsicum annuum cultivar UCD-10X-F1 chromosome 9, UCD10Xv1.1, whole genome shotgun sequence genomic window:
- the LOC107840944 gene encoding zinc finger CCCH domain-containing protein 20 isoform X2, whose product MMIGERNRRHPTVDIPPWDDRTVNNKIQQFMEEEYSLFVHHDSDYDYYEEVDAFQDVEIPVDVFACDNFRMYEFKVRRCTRGRSHDWTECPYVHPGEKARRRDPRKYHYSGTACPDFRKGNCTRGDGCEFAHGVFECWLHPCRYRTQPCKDGGSCKRRVCFFAHSPEQLRVLSPGQGIESRSDPSSVNSLSRSLGSNSVNEVMASLRQLQLNRLNSMPSSFNVQMNSPVFGSPRRVMTRPGYFSLPATPSGDLTRPGYRVFDTWEKGEYEEEPVMERVESGRDLRVKMFEKLSKENPLDPVDPNPNSNPGPNPDVGWVSDLIQ is encoded by the exons ATGATGATCGGAGAAAGAAACCGCCGTCATCCAACGGTGGATATACCACCGTGGGATGATAGGACGGTGAACAACAAGATTCAGCAATTCATGGAAGAAGAGTATTCTCTGTTTGTTCATCATGATTCTGATTACGATTACTACGAGGAGGTCGATGCTTTTCAGGATGTTGAGATACCTGTGGATGTCTTCGCATGTGATAACTTCAGGATGTATGAGTTCAAAGTGCGTAGATGTACACGTGGAAGGTCACATGATTGGACTGAATGTCCGTACGTTCACCCCGGTGAGAAGGCTCGTCGGAGAGACCCACGAAAGTACCACTATTCCGGCACCGCATGCCCAGATTTCCGAAAGGGGAACTGTACCAGAGGCGATGGGTGTGAGTTTGCTCATGGCGTTTTCGAGTGCTGGCTGCATCCCTGTAGGTACCGGACCCAGCCTTGTAAGGATGGCGGCAGCTGTAAGAGGCGGGTTTGCTTCTTCGCACACTCGCCCGAACAGCTGCGGGTGCTGAGTCCGGGTCAGGGTATAGAATCGAGGTCGGATCCCAG CTCGGTTAACTCACTGAGTCGATCGCTGGGATCGAACTCGGTGAATGAAGTTATGGCATCGCTGCGTCAACTTCAGTTAAACAGGTTGAATTCAATGCCTTCTTCATTTAATGTACAAATGAATTCACCGGTATTCGGGTCACCTAGACGGGTCATGACTCGACCCGGTTACTTTAGTTTGCCTGCAACTCCATCTGGAGACTTGACCCGACCCGGATACCGAGTTTTCGATACATGGGAGAAGGGAGAATACGAGGAGGAACCTGTTATGGAACGGGTCGAATCGGGTCGGGATTTAAGGGTGAAGATGTTCGAGAAACTGAGCAAAGAGAATCCACTCGACCCGGTTGACCCGAACCCGAATTCAAATCCGGGTCCAAACCCGGATGTTGGGTGGGTTTCAGATTTGATCCAGTAA
- the LOC107841832 gene encoding meiotic nuclear division protein 1 homolog, translating to MRFFSFTLKKREEKMLQIFYDSQDFFLLKEHEKSGPKKGVISQSVKDVIQSLVDDDLVFKDKIGTSVYFWSLPNCAANQLRTVYRKLETDLQTNKKRHTELVEQCNALKKGHEESDAQEEALNELKAIEQKHREQL from the exons ATGCGCTTCTTCAGCTTCACT ttgaagaaaagagaagagaaaatgcTGCAGATCTTTTATGATTCACAAGATTTCTTCCTT CTTAAGGAACATGAAAAATCGGGTCCTAAGAAAGGTGTTATCAGCCAGTCTGTGAAAGACGTTATCCAATCATTGGTGGACGATGATCTTGTGTTTAAAGACAAGATAGGGACTTCG GTATATTTTTGGAGTCTGCCTAACTGTGCTGCGAACCAG CTGAGAACTGTATATAGAAAGCTTGAGACTGATCTCCAGACCAATAAAAAGCGGCACACTGAACTTGTTGAACAATGCAATGCTTTGAAAAAGGGACATGAAGAATCC GATGCACAAGAAGAGGCCTTGAATGAGCTGAAAGCTATTGAACAGAAACATAGGGAACAACTGTAG
- the LOC107840944 gene encoding zinc finger CCCH domain-containing protein 20 isoform X1, with protein MMIGERNRRHPTVDIPPWDDRTVNNKIQQFMEEEYSLFVHHDSDYDYYEEVDAFQDVEIPVDVFACDNFRMYEFKVRRCTRGRSHDWTECPYVHPGEKARRRDPRKYHYSGTACPDFRKGNCTRGDGCEFAHGVFECWLHPCRYRTQPCKDGGSCKRRVCFFAHSPEQLRVLSPGQGIESRSDPRSEESSSPPTESPPMSPMTVSSVNSLSRSLGSNSVNEVMASLRQLQLNRLNSMPSSFNVQMNSPVFGSPRRVMTRPGYFSLPATPSGDLTRPGYRVFDTWEKGEYEEEPVMERVESGRDLRVKMFEKLSKENPLDPVDPNPNSNPGPNPDVGWVSDLIQ; from the coding sequence ATGATGATCGGAGAAAGAAACCGCCGTCATCCAACGGTGGATATACCACCGTGGGATGATAGGACGGTGAACAACAAGATTCAGCAATTCATGGAAGAAGAGTATTCTCTGTTTGTTCATCATGATTCTGATTACGATTACTACGAGGAGGTCGATGCTTTTCAGGATGTTGAGATACCTGTGGATGTCTTCGCATGTGATAACTTCAGGATGTATGAGTTCAAAGTGCGTAGATGTACACGTGGAAGGTCACATGATTGGACTGAATGTCCGTACGTTCACCCCGGTGAGAAGGCTCGTCGGAGAGACCCACGAAAGTACCACTATTCCGGCACCGCATGCCCAGATTTCCGAAAGGGGAACTGTACCAGAGGCGATGGGTGTGAGTTTGCTCATGGCGTTTTCGAGTGCTGGCTGCATCCCTGTAGGTACCGGACCCAGCCTTGTAAGGATGGCGGCAGCTGTAAGAGGCGGGTTTGCTTCTTCGCACACTCGCCCGAACAGCTGCGGGTGCTGAGTCCGGGTCAGGGTATAGAATCGAGGTCGGATCCCAGGTCGGAGGAATCGAGCTCACCGCCAACGGAGTCGCCACCGATGTCTCCGATGACGGTGAGCTCGGTTAACTCACTGAGTCGATCGCTGGGATCGAACTCGGTGAATGAAGTTATGGCATCGCTGCGTCAACTTCAGTTAAACAGGTTGAATTCAATGCCTTCTTCATTTAATGTACAAATGAATTCACCGGTATTCGGGTCACCTAGACGGGTCATGACTCGACCCGGTTACTTTAGTTTGCCTGCAACTCCATCTGGAGACTTGACCCGACCCGGATACCGAGTTTTCGATACATGGGAGAAGGGAGAATACGAGGAGGAACCTGTTATGGAACGGGTCGAATCGGGTCGGGATTTAAGGGTGAAGATGTTCGAGAAACTGAGCAAAGAGAATCCACTCGACCCGGTTGACCCGAACCCGAATTCAAATCCGGGTCCAAACCCGGATGTTGGGTGGGTTTCAGATTTGATCCAGTAA